A portion of the Scleropages formosus chromosome 13, fSclFor1.1, whole genome shotgun sequence genome contains these proteins:
- the csnk1a1 gene encoding casein kinase I isoform X4: MASSSGSKAEFIVGGKYKLVRKIGSGSFGDIYLAINITNGEEVAVKLESQKARHPQLLYESKLYKILQGGVGIPHIRWYGQEKDYNVLVMDLLGPSLEDLFNFCSRRFTMKTVLMLADQMISRIEYVHTKNFIHRDIKPDNFLMGIGRHCNKLFLIDFGLAKKYRDNRTRQHIPYREDKNLTGTARYASINAHLGIEQSRRDDMESLGYVLMYFNRTSLPWQGLKAATKKQKYEKISEKKMSTPVEVLCKGFPAEFAMYLNYCRGLRFEEAPDYMYLRQLFRILFRTLNHQYDYTFDWTMLKQKAAQQAASSGGQGQQAQTPTGKQTDKPKSNMKGF; this comes from the exons ATGGCGAGCAGTAGCGGCTCCAAAGCCGAATTCATCGTCGGTGGAAAATACAAGCTGGTTCGAAAAATCGGATCCGGATCCTTCGGCGACATTTACCTGGCGATCAATATCACGAATGGAGAG gaGGTGGCTGTGAAACTGGAGTCCCAGAAAGCCAGACACCCGCAGCTGTTGTACGAGAGCAAGTTGTACAAAATCCTGCAGGGCGGAGTGGGCATCCCGCACATACG gtggtaTGGCCAGGAAAAGGACTACAATGTCCTAGTGATGGATCTGCTTGGGCCCAGCCTGGAGGATCTCTTCAACTTCTGTTCCCGCAGGTTCACAATGAAAACTGTTCTAATGCTTGCAGACCAG ATGATCAGCAGAATTGAGTACGTGCACACAAAGAATTTCATCCACAGAGACATCAAGCCAGACAACTTTCTAATGGGTATTGGCCGTCACTGTAATAAG TTGTTCCTCATTGACTTTGGTCTGGCAAAAAAGTATCGGGACAACAGGACACGACAGCACATACCATACAGAGAAGACAAAAATCTCACTGGCACAGCTCGCTATGCCAGCATCAATGCACACCTGGGCATCGAACAGAG TCGCCGTGACGACATGGAGTCGCTAGGATATGTGCTGATGTACTTCAACAGAACGAGCTTGCCCTGGCAAGGGCTAAAG GCTGCCACAAAGAAACAGAAGTATGAAAAGATCAGCGAGAAGAAGATGTCAACTCCAGTGGAGGTCTTGTGTAAG GGCTTTCCTGCAGAGTTTGCCATGTACCTGAACTACTGTCGTGGGCTCCGGTTCGAGGAGGCGCCCGACTACATGTACTTGCGACAGCTGTTCCGCATTCTCTTCAG GACCTTGAACCACCAGTATGACTACACCTTCGATTGGACCATGCTGAAGCAGAAAGCAGCCCAGCAGGCGGCCTCATCAGGGGGCCAAGGCCAGCAGGCACAAACCCCCACAGGCAAGCAAACTGACAAACCCAAGAGTAACATGAAAG GTTTCTAA
- the csnk1a1 gene encoding casein kinase I isoform X3 codes for MASSSGSKAEFIVGGKYKLVRKIGSGSFGDIYLAINITNGEEVAVKLESQKARHPQLLYESKLYKILQGGVGIPHIRWYGQEKDYNVLVMDLLGPSLEDLFNFCSRRFTMKTVLMLADQMISRIEYVHTKNFIHRDIKPDNFLMGIGRHCNKCLESPVGKRKRSWAVSSSQDPSFSGLNQLFLIDFGLAKKYRDNRTRQHIPYREDKNLTGTARYASINAHLGIEQSRRDDMESLGYVLMYFNRTSLPWQGLKAATKKQKYEKISEKKMSTPVEVLCKGFPAEFAMYLNYCRGLRFEEAPDYMYLRQLFRILFRTLNHQYDYTFDWTMLKQKAAQQAASSGGQGQQAQTPTGF; via the exons ATGGCGAGCAGTAGCGGCTCCAAAGCCGAATTCATCGTCGGTGGAAAATACAAGCTGGTTCGAAAAATCGGATCCGGATCCTTCGGCGACATTTACCTGGCGATCAATATCACGAATGGAGAG gaGGTGGCTGTGAAACTGGAGTCCCAGAAAGCCAGACACCCGCAGCTGTTGTACGAGAGCAAGTTGTACAAAATCCTGCAGGGCGGAGTGGGCATCCCGCACATACG gtggtaTGGCCAGGAAAAGGACTACAATGTCCTAGTGATGGATCTGCTTGGGCCCAGCCTGGAGGATCTCTTCAACTTCTGTTCCCGCAGGTTCACAATGAAAACTGTTCTAATGCTTGCAGACCAG ATGATCAGCAGAATTGAGTACGTGCACACAAAGAATTTCATCCACAGAGACATCAAGCCAGACAACTTTCTAATGGGTATTGGCCGTCACTGTAATAAG TGTTTAGAATCTCCAGTGGGGAAGAGGAAAAGAAGCTGGGCTGTTAGTTCTTCTCAGGATCCATCTTTCTCAGGATTAAACCAG TTGTTCCTCATTGACTTTGGTCTGGCAAAAAAGTATCGGGACAACAGGACACGACAGCACATACCATACAGAGAAGACAAAAATCTCACTGGCACAGCTCGCTATGCCAGCATCAATGCACACCTGGGCATCGAACAGAG TCGCCGTGACGACATGGAGTCGCTAGGATATGTGCTGATGTACTTCAACAGAACGAGCTTGCCCTGGCAAGGGCTAAAG GCTGCCACAAAGAAACAGAAGTATGAAAAGATCAGCGAGAAGAAGATGTCAACTCCAGTGGAGGTCTTGTGTAAG GGCTTTCCTGCAGAGTTTGCCATGTACCTGAACTACTGTCGTGGGCTCCGGTTCGAGGAGGCGCCCGACTACATGTACTTGCGACAGCTGTTCCGCATTCTCTTCAG GACCTTGAACCACCAGTATGACTACACCTTCGATTGGACCATGCTGAAGCAGAAAGCAGCCCAGCAGGCGGCCTCATCAGGGGGCCAAGGCCAGCAGGCACAAACCCCCACAG GTTTCTAA
- the csnk1a1 gene encoding casein kinase I isoform X2: MASSSGSKAEFIVGGKYKLVRKIGSGSFGDIYLAINITNGEEVAVKLESQKARHPQLLYESKLYKILQGGVGIPHIRWYGQEKDYNVLVMDLLGPSLEDLFNFCSRRFTMKTVLMLADQMISRIEYVHTKNFIHRDIKPDNFLMGIGRHCNKCLESPVGKRKRSWAVSSSQDPSFSGLNQLFLIDFGLAKKYRDNRTRQHIPYREDKNLTGTARYASINAHLGIEQSRRDDMESLGYVLMYFNRTSLPWQGLKAATKKQKYEKISEKKMSTPVEVLCKGFPAEFAMYLNYCRGLRFEEAPDYMYLRQLFRILFRTLNHQYDYTFDWTMLKQKAAQQAASSGGQGQQAQTPTGKQTDKPKSNMKG; the protein is encoded by the exons ATGGCGAGCAGTAGCGGCTCCAAAGCCGAATTCATCGTCGGTGGAAAATACAAGCTGGTTCGAAAAATCGGATCCGGATCCTTCGGCGACATTTACCTGGCGATCAATATCACGAATGGAGAG gaGGTGGCTGTGAAACTGGAGTCCCAGAAAGCCAGACACCCGCAGCTGTTGTACGAGAGCAAGTTGTACAAAATCCTGCAGGGCGGAGTGGGCATCCCGCACATACG gtggtaTGGCCAGGAAAAGGACTACAATGTCCTAGTGATGGATCTGCTTGGGCCCAGCCTGGAGGATCTCTTCAACTTCTGTTCCCGCAGGTTCACAATGAAAACTGTTCTAATGCTTGCAGACCAG ATGATCAGCAGAATTGAGTACGTGCACACAAAGAATTTCATCCACAGAGACATCAAGCCAGACAACTTTCTAATGGGTATTGGCCGTCACTGTAATAAG TGTTTAGAATCTCCAGTGGGGAAGAGGAAAAGAAGCTGGGCTGTTAGTTCTTCTCAGGATCCATCTTTCTCAGGATTAAACCAG TTGTTCCTCATTGACTTTGGTCTGGCAAAAAAGTATCGGGACAACAGGACACGACAGCACATACCATACAGAGAAGACAAAAATCTCACTGGCACAGCTCGCTATGCCAGCATCAATGCACACCTGGGCATCGAACAGAG TCGCCGTGACGACATGGAGTCGCTAGGATATGTGCTGATGTACTTCAACAGAACGAGCTTGCCCTGGCAAGGGCTAAAG GCTGCCACAAAGAAACAGAAGTATGAAAAGATCAGCGAGAAGAAGATGTCAACTCCAGTGGAGGTCTTGTGTAAG GGCTTTCCTGCAGAGTTTGCCATGTACCTGAACTACTGTCGTGGGCTCCGGTTCGAGGAGGCGCCCGACTACATGTACTTGCGACAGCTGTTCCGCATTCTCTTCAG GACCTTGAACCACCAGTATGACTACACCTTCGATTGGACCATGCTGAAGCAGAAAGCAGCCCAGCAGGCGGCCTCATCAGGGGGCCAAGGCCAGCAGGCACAAACCCCCACAGGCAAGCAAACTGACAAACCCAAGAGTAACATGAAAGGTTAG
- the csnk1a1 gene encoding casein kinase I isoform X1, with protein sequence MASSSGSKAEFIVGGKYKLVRKIGSGSFGDIYLAINITNGEEVAVKLESQKARHPQLLYESKLYKILQGGVGIPHIRWYGQEKDYNVLVMDLLGPSLEDLFNFCSRRFTMKTVLMLADQMISRIEYVHTKNFIHRDIKPDNFLMGIGRHCNKCLESPVGKRKRSWAVSSSQDPSFSGLNQLFLIDFGLAKKYRDNRTRQHIPYREDKNLTGTARYASINAHLGIEQSRRDDMESLGYVLMYFNRTSLPWQGLKAATKKQKYEKISEKKMSTPVEVLCKGFPAEFAMYLNYCRGLRFEEAPDYMYLRQLFRILFRTLNHQYDYTFDWTMLKQKAAQQAASSGGQGQQAQTPTGKQTDKPKSNMKGF encoded by the exons ATGGCGAGCAGTAGCGGCTCCAAAGCCGAATTCATCGTCGGTGGAAAATACAAGCTGGTTCGAAAAATCGGATCCGGATCCTTCGGCGACATTTACCTGGCGATCAATATCACGAATGGAGAG gaGGTGGCTGTGAAACTGGAGTCCCAGAAAGCCAGACACCCGCAGCTGTTGTACGAGAGCAAGTTGTACAAAATCCTGCAGGGCGGAGTGGGCATCCCGCACATACG gtggtaTGGCCAGGAAAAGGACTACAATGTCCTAGTGATGGATCTGCTTGGGCCCAGCCTGGAGGATCTCTTCAACTTCTGTTCCCGCAGGTTCACAATGAAAACTGTTCTAATGCTTGCAGACCAG ATGATCAGCAGAATTGAGTACGTGCACACAAAGAATTTCATCCACAGAGACATCAAGCCAGACAACTTTCTAATGGGTATTGGCCGTCACTGTAATAAG TGTTTAGAATCTCCAGTGGGGAAGAGGAAAAGAAGCTGGGCTGTTAGTTCTTCTCAGGATCCATCTTTCTCAGGATTAAACCAG TTGTTCCTCATTGACTTTGGTCTGGCAAAAAAGTATCGGGACAACAGGACACGACAGCACATACCATACAGAGAAGACAAAAATCTCACTGGCACAGCTCGCTATGCCAGCATCAATGCACACCTGGGCATCGAACAGAG TCGCCGTGACGACATGGAGTCGCTAGGATATGTGCTGATGTACTTCAACAGAACGAGCTTGCCCTGGCAAGGGCTAAAG GCTGCCACAAAGAAACAGAAGTATGAAAAGATCAGCGAGAAGAAGATGTCAACTCCAGTGGAGGTCTTGTGTAAG GGCTTTCCTGCAGAGTTTGCCATGTACCTGAACTACTGTCGTGGGCTCCGGTTCGAGGAGGCGCCCGACTACATGTACTTGCGACAGCTGTTCCGCATTCTCTTCAG GACCTTGAACCACCAGTATGACTACACCTTCGATTGGACCATGCTGAAGCAGAAAGCAGCCCAGCAGGCGGCCTCATCAGGGGGCCAAGGCCAGCAGGCACAAACCCCCACAGGCAAGCAAACTGACAAACCCAAGAGTAACATGAAAG GTTTCTAA